TTGACATTCAGATACAAAGAAACACCgcaaatcatttaaaatattggcATCATCCTTTCGGCAGTTACCCAAGAAACTCTTGAAAGCCAATCCATTAACAATGGCAGTTTTCAAAGCAGCAGCAAACTGAACACAAGTTGGATTGGTGTTTGCACCACAATACGAACGAATCGACCCAAAAAGATTTTAGAGTGGATCTTGATTAAGTGCTCGCAGCTGCAAATAGCTGAAGCCTGCTTCTGATACAACATTCCAAACATTGATGACTGCATTGATGGACGTTATCCAACCCCACTGTGAAGGTGGATGTGAGACAGTGCATCGTTTCTTACCTGGTCTCAATGGTGGTGGTTTTTGTTTTCTCTCACGCCTTAACCTCCGGTCAGCAACAGGATCAGTGCAAAACTGCCAGTTGTGGATGAGGCTTTTAGCTTTTTCTTGCCAATACTCTAAATGTGGACTTGACTCCGACAAGCAGCACCTGAGGGGCTTGCCAGCGTCGGGATATCTGTCAGAACCGTTGGAACTGTCGAACAATTCATCGACATCAGCTACAAACGATGCTGTCACAGTAGCTTCTGGAGGAAGTATATCTGAAAGAGAACACAATCAGTATTACTTCTATGAAACATGTACAATGTATATGTACAAACAAGGGTTGccacctaaaaaaaatatgtaaatatatatatgtttattttttaaaatttctagtaattacTTTACTGAAAGTTGTTTACCAGTTTAATGGTTACTTAGTTTAATGATTAGTTAGGTTAGCAACCTTAAAAAGCTACGAAACTGTGAAagtgtttggttaggttagttacattaaagattttttttttttaactggtaatagtTTGTTattttaggtcagctacatttcaAGTACTGTGAAAAAAAGGTGAAAGTTAGACGTGTTTGTAAAAATTCCTGACATTTGTTATTCTTAACCTATAGGCAAAACAGGATCATAAAACATCCCTTATCATAATTCTAgtcccaacattttttttattcgtattCTGAAATCAAAAAGATATCAGATGCTAAGACATCAACTATCAGAGTCTTACTATTACATTTGAGGAGGTACATTCTTTACAGTAGCAAATTACCAAATTAATGTTAAATCTGACACAAGTGCCACATGGCTAAACAAACATAAAACAGGCAGCTTATGTTTTACTGTAAAATAGcctaggtggaaaaaaaaaaattcaaatgctaTTCTTGGGAATTTTACAGCCTACAGAGTAAATTATATTGACATACTAATATGtgtgaaatataaaatgttcatttttaaaaattgcttgCAAGAACACAGTCCTGATGTGAGGCTTAGGTAAGGATGGcataatgtttcacaaatataAAATGACTGCTGCTGTCATCAATTAATTTccagataaattaataaataagctgAAGCCTTGCTACCCATTAAATTTACATTACCAGATTCAGAATATAGAAAGAAATATTTGATACCCACCTCTACTGACAAAACTGTGGATAGCTGCTGCAACAGTGTGACTCATGACTTGGGCTGCTGTCGATACCTTCATTCGCTCACTTGAAGTTGGAGCCAGATGTCCTTCAGTAACTTTTGGTGCTAGTCTGAAAATTGATTTCTTGTCTTCCTCGTACATTTTTTCAATGTGTTCCCACCTGGCAGCACCAGTGATTGGTATCTCCCCACGAACATTCACACCCCTCACTATGTGTGAAAGAAACATGTTCCTAGTACATTTCAATAGATGTGGCGGATCAAAAACAACAGCAATCTCATGTCCAATGAAATGAAACACTGGGTCTGGAAATTTTGCTCCAAGCTGCTGACACATTGTTGGTGCCCATGTCACAAATTGTGGCAACAATATTTAAACCAACTGCGAAACAGCAAGCTAGTACTTCTTCAACTGCAGCTTTCAGTTTTCCACCTTTCATGCCACCATGTGTGAAATAACAGGCAACTGGCTGTTTCCACTTCTTCCTTAGACCTCGTAACATGAACACCATAGCATAGTTTGCCCAATCAGCACATCGAGAGCTGCCACTGTTAACAAATCCCACAATTTTGTCCTCTTTAGGGCAATATTGAACGTGTTCTTTCAAAGACATTTCATCGAACATTAATGCACAAtaacagacctgccaacattcaaatttaaaaaatcatgaggtcctcgataaaaattttctggCCCATAAATAcatgttagatataaaaaacaacaaatgagaatctttaaatttaagtgacatacctgtacataaatttacatggtctctgcatcaaaatttatttcaacaaattataggttgcagatttaatttagttgaacataatttagcgctgtcgtgtagtgatcatgcagggccgcaactaaaaaagatgtaaaataacattctgctcgtgtaacactattatcactgttcacagcaaaatttaattttttattggaagcaatacacttcatgtgttagttgtgttttttttagcgacatgtttcacaatgtctccacttccactatgcgagatagaaaaatcagcacggcacacgctacaaaacgcaaaattgcttcctttacgtgactcgagtattgatggaaactcgttactgtaagctttcgtaaaacttgttttgtaacttttacaaacaaaatctcggggccccgaaaaatcgtgaggaaacactattttggtgtgggggcgtgagatggaccttaaaatcgtgagcctcacaccaaaatcgtgagagttggcaggtctgcaataACGATCTGGAGACTAAAGTGatgaaacaatttctttgatgAGGAGCATTACTCGGTTGTCAACACCACACTTGAAGGGTACAGCATTCAGCAAGTTCAATAATGATTTCTTGGATGGCAAAACAAGCATGCGTCGAAGAAGAGAGTAACACGAAGGGCTCCTTTTGTAAATGGAAATAGCTAAAATCTTCTCATCTACTGTCCAACGTCTTCCTTGGGGTTTCATATTTTTGAAGCGTAGCTGTGATGCTAGGAGATGATAGGCTGCAGGTGACATATTCTTGAGCTCTCTAAGCTGAAGGTCAGCTGCCTTATCTACAGTTTCACGAAAAGTCAAATTCTGTTTTCTTAGTTGTTTGCAAACACGTTTCATGGCTTTCACTTTCCCTTGAACTTGTCTTAGTATTTTCTGTTTCTTTGGTGTCAACATAGACATCCTTGAAACACCGTAGGTTTTCAGAAGAGTTGTTCCTGTACATTTTTTGCTCTTAACGTACAGTGGTGTCTGAACTGATTCAACTGTTGTATCAATCAATTGCACAGCTAGTTCTTCTGAGACCTCATCTCTACTGGTGGAGCACATTACAGGATCTGTCATTTGCAGTCTGCAACGTGCTTTCGGTGGACGTACAGGTGTAGATGATGTAGACGGCAAGAACATACTGTTGTTGACAAATGCATTAAAGGAGTCAGAATTAGTACTCTTCTCTACATTTGGCAAAGTAGAAATTTTTGAATAAGCATGCTTAACAGGCAGAACATGTGGTGAGGATGGAGACAAAGTTGTCTGGTACTGGAAAACTGATGGCTGCACCACACTTTCAGTTGTTACTTTTAGCGATAAAGATGAGGCAAGCGCTGCATCAAAAACTGAGGGCAAAACATGGTGGTTTAATTTTTCCTTCTTTTCATTCACAAAATCTGAATCAATGAAGTGATTTGCACAAATGAACTTTGATGAATATGTAAGTGCTTCATTTGGATCACTGATGGAAGGAATGCCAGCTGCAAATTTCGAGACAGCAGAAAGCCATTTCATCAACCTGAAACAGAAAAGATAATaaccattagacaaaaaaaatttgaagcaatTTTCTCACAATATAGAAAATTTTAAACCTAATATATGTCCATACATAAAGAtacaaaaaataaccaaaaaaataacaCTAGCTTACTAAAGCTACATTTCCCAATAAATTATTGTGGGTGTACTTTTACAACTTTTATGCTCTGAAATCAAATACCGGTTATTTTCTGATGTTGTGGCtgttccacaaattaaaaacaaaagtaaGATTCTTTCTTTGAACACCAGAAATGGATCAGAATTTACCTTGAAAAGAGAACTCATAAGAataaggtaaatatttacaatcgcggtagatgccaaaaaaaatgctaaaaatccgaaaatacttttattctattctctttcacttcctcttttcaaatcaaccggcggagataagaaattccaaatattttatgagatatcgaattttttaatttcatgatatgtagagtcgcggtagatgccaaaaaaaaatgtaaaaaatcctaaaatacctttatcatatgctcttcaacttcctcttttcattaaaagcggcggagataagaaattccaaatactttaggagatatagaatttttttaattttgcaatacaagacctgtggaaccatttgagcggcgccatttttgttattttgccgtgtgttcgtgaatacgtgaatcgtgaatgcgtaattaataaaatggttgattaggtcaggtcagttacattattaatactttcaaactaagccgacattaaaaattattttgtgaattaattttaatggatgtttagttttaaaatatttataatgtaactgacctgaccaaacaaacccggacagagggtgaacagtaaactaaaatggtcgattaggtcaggtcagttacattacaaatactttcaaactaaggtgatattaaaaataatgtgaattaattttaattattctttagttttaaattatttataatgtaactgaccttacctaacaaacccgtaacaaaggatgtacagtaacaactcacgtaaatttttttgttacttattacttgcgcaacaatatcaaaataacaaataagactttaaaattagaaacgttaaaaactcacgtaagttggaggcggtaattaaacaccgttttaaacaataattgaactaaataatcacgtattagttcatttgaattctggcctatcacgaacaatcacgtgacatcattatccaataaaaaaatatagatactcgtacgtaaacaagaaacaatggtgcacgcacgccacaggaatgcgctggttttgtgctgaaatttaaaaattcgatatctcctaaagtatttggaatttctaatctccgccgcttttaatgaaaataggaagttgaagagcatataataaaggtattttcagatgtttagcattttttttggcatataccgcgactctacatatgatgaaattaaaaaattcgatatctcctaaagtatttggaatttcttacctccgccggttgttttgaaaagaggaagtgaaggggcacagaataaaagtattttcagatttttagcattttttttggcatctaccgcgattgtaaatatttaccaagaaTAATATAAGTTTCTAAGAAATCACTGTCTACAACTTGCATTGTAGCATTTGTTTGCgtgcttaagttttttttttttctctgcgtaAAACTTAAAAACACGATCCTTGAATTTTTCGTCAATTCCTCAAATTACTACGATCAACGAAATTTCGTGCTGATgaattcacttttaaaaataatttaaaaatataataataataataataataatataggcgCATTTTAGTAAAATCCACTAGTCATAAAAGCATGTATCATGCTTACTTTTCTGGAGCCCTTGACAGTCTGAAGACGAAGACATCTGGGTTGACATGAACATTATTCGCACATGCCGTCTCAAAACATCGATGACTATTCTTTGCCATGATAATGGCAGGTTTAAGAACAAAGTTAATActttctataaatttaaataacaacaTAATACCCGCCAAAATTACCCAGaaacacaccaaaaaaattgCCACAACAAAGCAAACAGGATCTACGTAAACAAAACCGGAGTCAAAATTATGCATTTGGACAGCAACAGCTACAGACGCACACATACAATGCGGCCATGACAGTTTTcgcgtttcaaaaacatttacccaatcataaaatagacaaaatgtaagccaaaatacaactacgaagtcataaaggcaaaacgtaaggctagttaataatattaaaaaaaaagtaaatttttatacgtaaagttaaaattatttaaaagtcaaatattatatatatttcaaaaacaggtattatattataacaactccaggactcataccaagtattggccgaacatcagccatgtaccaaatgaaagctgtaacatttcttaacaaaacatagttttcagaatttttgtctgggccgacacttttaatgccgacggacagcaacaagatcgcgcgcccatttttccttgcaggcaatagcttcacccgcccattacaggccctgaaaaaaccattttatttctccgtttaaaactgaaatataaaaatccaactacaaggtcctaaacgcaagatatgatgctttgtatttaactaaaaaaatagtatttattaatagaattctttaaattatataaggtcaaaaaaggtacatatttaaaaaacttgcattttataaaaacgactccaggactcataccaagtattggccgaatatcagccatgtaccaaatgaaagctgtaacatttcttaataaaatatactaatcataatttttgtctgggccgacacttttaatgccgacggacagcaacaagatcgcgcgcccagttttccttgcaggcaatagcttcacccgcccattacaggccctgaaaaaaacattttatttctccgtttaaaactgaaatataaaaatccaactacaaggttttaaacgcaagatatgatgctttgtatttaactaaaaaaaattctatttattaatagtattttttaaattatataaggtcaaaaaaggtacataattCAAAAACTtgtattatattaaaacgactccaggactcataccaagtattggccgaacatcagccatgtaccaaatgaaagctgtaacatttcttaacaaaaaatacTTTGCAGAATTtttatctgggccgacacttttaatgccgacggacagcaacaagatcgcgcgcccagttttccttgcaggcaatagcttcacccgcccattacaggccctgaaaaaaccattttatttctccgtttaaaactgaaatataaaaatccaactacaaggtcctaaacgcaagatagaacgctttgtatttaactaaaaaaatagaatttattaatagtattctttaaattatataaggtcaaaaaaaggtacatatttcaaaaacttgcattttataaaaacgactccaggactcatactaagtattggccgaacatcagccatgtaccaaatgaaagctgtaacatttcttaacaaaaaatacttttcagaatttttgtctgggccgacacttttaattcagacggacagcaacaagatcgcgcgctcagttttctttgcaggcaatagcttcacccgcccattacaggccctgaaaaaaccattttatttctccgttcaGAAACTGAAATAATAAATTCCAACTACGGGATCCTAAACTAAATGTGTAAGGCTTgttatttaactaattaaattagtattcttaaaagtatttttttatatatttaaggtctaacaaggtacatatttcaaaaactgccattatatgataacgagtctaggactgatagcaagtattggtcgaacatcagccatgtatcaAATGAATGCTGAAATCTTTCTTAAGAAAATAttcctatcataattttttactgggccgacacttttaatgccgtcGTACCTAAACAAGTTCacacgccctgttttccttgcaggcaatagcttcacccgacaaatatgttgatatttttatttatttcattatatttgaaccactattatagattttattatttattgcatacttaattattgtatatacgtttttgatatgtcttactaattctgcaaggggtggaaaattttcAATCTGCGCTGCCATCGGAAGAGGACATGTTGTGGAGCTGCTCCAAGGGTTTATGACGAGCGCAACGACCCGACCTTTCAAAGTATAAAGAAAGGTTTCGTTTCTGCTAGGACGCTCAGGCTATAAAAGTGTCAACTCATCTATAAACTTATAGTCACCCGACTTGGCTACACCCGGGAAGCTAAATTCCCTATAGCCTTCTTGTCGTCGGGCGTACATTCGcaagttttccttgcaggcaatagcttcacccgcccattacaggccctgaaaaaaacattttatttctccgtttaaaactgaaatataaaaatccaactacaaggttttaaacgcaagatatgatgctttgtatttaactaaaaaaaattctatttattaatagtattttttaaattatataaggtcaaaaaaggtacataattCAAAAACTtgtattatattaaaacgactccaggactcataccaagtattggccgaacatcagccatgtaccaaatgaaagctgtaacatttcttaacaaaaaatacttttcagaatttttatctgggccgacacttttaatgccgacggacagcaacaagatcgcgcgcccagttttccttgcaggcaatagcttcacccgcccattacaggccctgaaaaaaccattttatttctccgtttaaaactgaaatataaaaatccaactacaaggtcctaaacgcaagatagaacgctttgtatttaactaaaaaaatagaatttattaatagtattctttaaattatataaggtcaaaaaaaggtacatatttcaaaaacttgcattttataaaaacgactccaggactcatactaagtattggccgaacatcagccatgtaccaaatgaaagctgtaacatttcttaacaaaaaatacttttcagaatttttgtctgggccgacacttttaattcagacggacagcaacaagatcgcgcgctcagttttctttgcaggcaatagcttcacccgcccattacaggccctgaaaaaaccattttatttctccgttcagaaactgaaataataaattacaactaCGGGATACTAAACTAAATGTGTAAGGCTTgttatttaactaattaaattagtattcttaaaagtatttttttatatatttaaggtctaacaaggtacatatttcaaaaactgccattatatgataacgagtctaggactgatagcaagtattggtcgaacatcagccatgtatcaAATGAATGCTGAAATCTTTCTTAAGAAAATAttcctatcataattttttactgggccgacacttttaatgccgtcATACCTAAACAAGTTCacacgccctgttttccttgcaggcaatagcttcacccgacaaatatgttgatatttttatttattttattatatttgaaccactattatagattttattatttattgcatacttaattattgtatatacgtttttgatatgtcttactaattctgcaaggggtggaaaattttcaatctgcgctgccatcggaagaggacgtgttgtggagctgctccaagggtttatgacgagcgcaacgacccgacctttcaaagtataaagaaaggtttcgtttctgctaagacgctcaggctataaaagtgtcaactcatctataaacttatagtcacccgacttggctacacccgggaagctaacatccctatagccttcttgtcgtcgggcgtacattcgcaagttttccttgcaggcaatagcttcacccgcccattacaggccctgaaaaaaacattttatttctccgtttaaaactgaaatataaaaatccaactacaaggttttaaacgcaagatatgatgctttgtatttaactaaaaaaaattctatttattaatagtattttttaaattatataaggtcataAAAGGTACATAATTCAAAAACTtgtattatattaaaacgactccaggactcataccaagtattggccgaacatcagccatgtaccaaatgaaagctgtaacatttcttaacaaaaaatacttttcagaatttttatctgggccgacacttttaatgccgatggacagcaacaagatcgcgcgcccagttttccttgcaggcaatagcttcacccgcccattacaggctctgaaaaaaccattttatttctccgtttaaaactgaaataaaaaatccaactacaaggtcctaaacgcaagatatgacgctttgtatttaactaaaaaaaattgtatttattaatagtattctttaaattatataaggtcaaaaaaggtacatatttcaaaaacttgcattatattaaaacgactccaggactcataccaagtattggccgaacatcagccatttaccaaatgaaagctgtaacatttcttaacaaaaaatacttttcagaatttttgtctgggccgacacttttaatgccgacggacagcaacaagatcgcgcgcccagttttccttgcaggcaatagcttcacccgcccattacaggccctgaaaaaaccattttatttctccgtttaaaactgaaatataaaaatccaactacaaggtcctaaacgcaagatagaacgctttgtatttaactaaaaaaatagaatttattaatagtattctttaaattatataaggtcaaaaaaaggtacatatttcaaaaacttgcattttataaaaacgactccaggactcatactaagtattggccgaacatcagccatgtaccaaatgaaagctgtaacatttcttaacaaaaaatacttttcagaatttttgtctgggccgacacttttaatgccgacggacagcaacaagatcgcgcgcccagttttccttgcaggcaatagcttcacccgcccattacaggccctgaaaaaaccattttatttctccgtttaaaactgaaatataaaaatccaactacaaggtcctaaacgcaagatagaacgctttgtatttaactaaaaaaatagaatttattaatagtattctttaaattatataaggtcaaaaaaaggtacatatttcaaaaacttgcattttataaaaacgactccaggactcatactaagtattggccgaacatcagccatgtaccaaatgaaagctgtaacatttcttaacaaaaaatacttttcagaatttttgtctgggccgacacttttaattcagacggacagcaacaagatcgcgcgctcagttttctttgcaggcaatagcttcacccgcccattacaggccctgaaaaaaccattttatttctccgttcaGAAACTGAAATAATAAATTCCAACTACGGGATCCTAAACTAAATGTGTAAGGCTTgttatttaactaattaaattactattcttaaaagtatttttttatatatttaaggtctaacaaggtacatatttcaaaaactgccATTATATGATAACGAGTCTATGACTGATAGCAAGTATTGGTCGAACATCAGCAATGTATCAAATGAATGCTGAAATCTTTCTTATGAAAATAttcctatcataattttttactgggccgacacttttaatgccgtcGTACCTAAACAAGTTCACACGCCCTGTTTTCACCCGAcaaatatgttgatatttttatttatttcattatatttgaaccactattatagattttattatttattgcatacttaattattgtatatacgtttttgatatgtcttactaattctgcaaggggtggaaaattttcAATCTGCTCTGCCATCGGAAGAGGACGTGTTGTGGAGCTGCTCCAAGGGTTTATGACGAGCGCAACGACCcgaccttttaaagtataaagaAAGGTTTCGTTTCTGCTAAGACGCTCAGGCTATAAAAGTGTCAACTCATCTATAAACTTATAGTCACCCGACTTGGCTACACCCGGGAAGCTAACATCCCTATAGCCTTCTTGTCGTCGGGCGTACATTCGCTAGCTTCGCTCGCGCGTGCTGTCCGCCGGGAGTGCCCTGCGTCCTTTGGGAATCACCTAAGGCGGGCAGTTCAATGAAGGGTGAGTTGATGCGGGAACCGTAGCGTTTACTCACGGCATGCGCGGGGTGTGTCGCCCTGCCCAGGCCCTTGTCTAGGAAATACAAAAAGAATcacaaatctgtgaaaaatttgtccaaagctgaatttctgccaattgttagagttgactatgcttaataacatacctgaagtttaccgttgtagaccttatgcgtatcaccgaaaacgtgcagttaagtcctagaagttagagtcttacagcagtccattaaaatgattcccgtttacgcagttaataacgtagactctctgtaagtgcataaaaataatccagaaacactattcaacacgatcacgttaaaaaaaattcaatgttgaataaaaagatgaaacaaagtcgataacgttattgattatgttttttttttaaacattcattgaaataaaagtatgatttacatacaaaacaagggTCCAATGTGAAAATCTTCTGTATAGATGTTTTTGCTAACTTATTCAGCTTTAAGGCGGTATAACTATTATAGTCTAGCGCAATTAGTTGAATCGCTAGAATAGCCTAATCgtcggcgtgtgtgccgtcctgcggcggtgctttggtcgcagcaagccggcgcgacgagcgttgcacgcgaccttcatggccaagtttcaaagttccgaagatttagtttagggattgctgcagatatgttacgtttattcgatttaacaaaaaatcagttaaattatcgcaaataaggtaataatctaatattttttcttaagttatgatggc
The DNA window shown above is from Bacillus rossius redtenbacheri isolate Brsri chromosome 2, Brsri_v3, whole genome shotgun sequence and carries:
- the LOC134529730 gene encoding uncharacterized protein LOC134529730, whose translation is MHNFDSGFVYVDPVCFVVAIFLVCFWVILAGIMLLFKFIESINFVLKPAIIMAKNSHRCFETACANNVHVNPDVFVFRLSRAPEKLMKWLSAVSKFAAGIPSISDPNEALTYSSKFICANHFIDSDFVNEKKEKLNHHVLPSVFDAALASSLSLKVTTESVVQPSVFQYQTTLSPSSPHVLPVKHAYSKISTLPNVEKSTNSDSFNAFVNNSMFLPSTSSTPVRPPKARCRLQMTDPVMCSTSRDEVSEELAVQLIDTTVESVQTPLYVKSKKCTGTTLLKTYGVSRMSMLTPKKQKILRQVQGKVKAMKRVCKQLRKQNLTFRETVDKAADLQLRELKNMSPAAYHLLASQLRFKNMKPQGRRWTVDEKILAISIYKRSPSCYSLLRRMLVLPSKKSLLNLLNAVPFKCGVDNRVMLLIKEIVSSL